One part of the Lachnospiraceae bacterium JLR.KK002 genome encodes these proteins:
- a CDS encoding ABC transporter ATP-binding protein, with protein MLQKNSTKVSKSRGGKIAVELIHVEKRFPGMTCPALDDVSIRIQEGEFVTVLGSSGCGKTTLIKMLNRLCEPDRGEILLFGEPVREQNPVILRRNIGYVIQQIGLFPHMTVKENISTIPKILKWDKKKTQQKVDEMLRLVALEPEEYRNRYPAQLSGGQQQRVGIARALIADPPLMLLDEPFGAIDAINREVLQTELKKIQEQSGRTYLFVTHDIREAWKLGTKVLVMNQGKILQFDSPEEIQAHPADEFVTELLRTADMGKGEEV; from the coding sequence ATGTTGCAAAAGAATTCTACGAAAGTATCAAAAAGTAGAGGCGGGAAAATCGCAGTAGAACTGATACATGTGGAAAAACGGTTTCCGGGCATGACCTGTCCGGCGCTGGATGACGTCAGCATCCGAATCCAGGAAGGGGAATTTGTGACGGTGCTTGGCTCCTCCGGGTGCGGCAAGACCACGCTGATTAAAATGCTCAATCGGCTCTGTGAGCCGGACAGAGGGGAAATTCTACTGTTTGGCGAACCTGTCCGGGAGCAGAATCCTGTGATATTGCGCAGAAATATCGGTTATGTGATTCAGCAGATTGGCCTGTTCCCCCATATGACCGTAAAAGAAAATATATCTACCATTCCGAAAATTCTGAAATGGGACAAAAAGAAAACACAGCAGAAGGTGGATGAAATGCTGCGGCTGGTAGCGCTGGAGCCGGAAGAATACCGAAACCGGTATCCGGCCCAGCTGTCCGGCGGACAGCAGCAGAGAGTGGGAATTGCACGGGCGCTGATTGCAGACCCGCCCCTTATGCTGCTGGACGAGCCTTTCGGGGCCATTGACGCCATCAATCGGGAAGTACTCCAGACAGAGCTTAAAAAGATTCAGGAACAGTCCGGGAGAACATATCTCTTTGTAACCCATGATATCCGGGAAGCCTGGAAGCTGGGCACAAAGGTGCTTGTGATGAATCAGGGGAAAATTCTGCAGTTTGATTCCCCGGAGGAGATTCAGGCCCATCCGGCGGATGAATTTGTAACAGAACTTTTGCGGACGGCAGATATGGGGAAAGGTGAGGAAGTATGA
- a CDS encoding glycine betaine ABC transporter substrate-binding protein produces MKKMMKRAGTLLLAGVLGMGVLAGCGSSGDSDKLIRIASKDLTENEIVTEIYALALEDAGYKVERKFNISSSVIHTTITSDEIDVYPEYTGTGLLTVLGMEPLTDEQEVYDTVKEAYDRQYQLTWLDYSAANDGQGLAIRTETAEKYGISTISDLQQHAGELRFASQGEFDERSDGIPALEAVYGPFEWKSSNIYSNALKYQVLENDEADVAPVYTTEGRLVEEQFTLLEDDKHVWPPYNLAPVIRNDVLEEHPDIADILNKISAEFTTENITGLNAKVEIDKEEYTDVAKEFYESIKK; encoded by the coding sequence ATGAAGAAGATGATGAAAAGAGCAGGTACATTGCTGCTGGCAGGTGTTTTGGGAATGGGAGTTCTGGCCGGATGCGGTTCTTCCGGAGATTCCGATAAACTGATTCGCATTGCATCCAAAGACCTGACTGAAAATGAAATTGTAACGGAAATCTATGCGCTGGCGTTAGAGGACGCAGGATATAAAGTAGAGCGGAAATTCAATATCTCATCATCTGTGATACACACCACCATTACCAGTGATGAAATTGATGTATATCCGGAATACACAGGAACGGGTCTGCTGACGGTTCTCGGCATGGAGCCTCTCACCGATGAGCAGGAAGTGTATGACACGGTAAAAGAGGCCTATGACAGACAGTATCAGCTCACCTGGCTGGATTATTCCGCAGCAAATGACGGACAGGGCCTTGCCATCCGCACGGAAACGGCTGAAAAATACGGAATATCCACCATTTCCGATTTACAGCAACATGCAGGAGAACTGCGGTTTGCTTCTCAGGGAGAGTTTGACGAGCGTTCGGACGGAATTCCGGCGCTGGAAGCAGTGTACGGACCCTTTGAATGGAAATCCAGCAATATCTACAGCAATGCTCTGAAATATCAGGTTCTGGAAAATGATGAGGCAGATGTGGCTCCCGTATATACCACAGAGGGCAGGCTGGTGGAAGAGCAGTTTACATTGCTTGAGGATGATAAGCACGTGTGGCCCCCTTATAACCTTGCTCCGGTTATCCGGAACGATGTACTGGAGGAACATCCGGATATTGCTGATATTCTCAATAAAATCAGCGCAGAATTTACCACAGAGAATATTACCGGGTTAAATGCAAAAGTTGAAATCGACAAAGAGGAATACACAGATGTTGCAAAAGAATTCTACGAAAGTATCAAAAAGTAG
- a CDS encoding ABC transporter permease → MDKIAEYFSTNGAEYLQLLREHMEISGSVVLLAMILAIPMGILCSHFTKLQLFLERFFGVLRIIPGLAVLLLCIPVMGTGVKPAVTALTILAIPPILMNTVQGFQSLPKEILEAAEAMGMSRRRCFFQVRLPLAFPIMYAGIRTAAVEVIASATLASYIGAGGLGDIIFTGLGLMRMDLLYIGGVSVAVLSLLTGYVLDRIYRYQTRYLCN, encoded by the coding sequence ATGGACAAAATAGCGGAATATTTTTCCACAAACGGAGCAGAATACCTGCAGCTTCTGCGGGAGCATATGGAAATCAGCGGGAGTGTGGTACTGCTGGCCATGATTCTGGCGATTCCTATGGGAATTCTCTGCTCTCATTTTACAAAACTGCAGCTTTTTCTGGAACGCTTTTTCGGAGTTCTGCGGATTATACCCGGCCTTGCGGTGCTGCTGCTTTGCATTCCTGTGATGGGAACCGGGGTAAAACCTGCGGTGACGGCACTGACTATCCTGGCAATTCCTCCCATTCTGATGAATACCGTGCAGGGATTTCAATCCCTGCCGAAGGAAATTCTGGAGGCGGCGGAAGCCATGGGGATGAGCCGCCGGAGGTGCTTTTTCCAGGTCAGGCTGCCTCTGGCTTTTCCCATTATGTATGCCGGAATCCGGACAGCAGCCGTGGAAGTGATTGCAAGCGCCACGCTGGCCTCCTATATCGGAGCCGGAGGGCTGGGAGATATTATTTTTACAGGACTGGGGCTGATGCGGATGGATCTGTTGTATATCGGAGGAGTGTCCGTGGCAGTTTTATCCCTGCTTACAGGTTATGTGCTGGACCGGATTTACCGATATCAGACAAGATATCTCTGCAACTGA
- a CDS encoding M3 family oligoendopeptidase encodes MKFSEMPYQRLNREETEAAMQELTRRQKEASGGEEQFEIHREYYKLADHIKTCRILAMIRHDINTADEYYEKEQEFYDEVQPVLDNLDNEYHKVLFESPHRTYLEEKIGPVAFKNMELDFKSMDEKLISLMQQENALVSRYSKLIASAEIPFRGEICNLSRMGKFMSDTDRDTRRQAWKAVSNYFMSVTGEIDSIYDEMVKNRTEQARQMGCENFIPLGYCRMHRNSYGQAEVEHFRRQVKEYIVPLATKIHENRRKRLGVEQLSYIDNNMYFAEGNPEPKGTPEEILAKGQEMYRELSPETKEFFDFMMENELLDVLGRKNKVQGGYMDYLPEFESPFIFANFNGTSGDVDVITHECGHAFQGYLVRKEEIREHLDITMETAEIHSMAMEYFTEQWMEQFFGSRAEDYRLMHLEDGICFVPYGCMVDEFQHIIYEHPELTPEERKQVWKKLEQEYRPHMNYEDDSFFGKGGWWQRQGHIFQMPFYYIDYCLSTVCALQYKMKMDLNYKEAWESYLALCRMSARKFYVPMLEEVGLKNPFADGCIRELTEHFEKIIL; translated from the coding sequence ATGAAATTTTCAGAAATGCCATATCAGAGACTGAACCGGGAAGAAACAGAAGCCGCCATGCAGGAACTGACACGCCGTCAGAAAGAGGCGTCCGGCGGTGAAGAACAGTTTGAAATCCACAGAGAGTACTACAAACTGGCTGACCATATCAAAACCTGCAGGATTCTGGCTATGATACGCCATGACATCAACACTGCCGACGAATATTATGAGAAAGAACAGGAATTCTATGACGAAGTGCAGCCTGTGCTGGACAATCTGGACAACGAATACCACAAAGTATTGTTTGAGTCCCCGCACCGGACGTATCTGGAAGAAAAAATCGGGCCGGTGGCTTTCAAAAACATGGAACTGGATTTTAAGTCCATGGACGAAAAGCTGATTTCCCTGATGCAGCAGGAAAATGCTCTGGTCAGCAGATACTCCAAACTGATTGCCTCAGCGGAAATCCCTTTTCGCGGGGAAATCTGCAATCTGTCACGGATGGGCAAATTCATGTCAGATACGGACCGGGACACCAGAAGGCAGGCCTGGAAGGCAGTCAGCAACTATTTTATGAGCGTAACCGGGGAAATCGACAGTATTTATGATGAAATGGTAAAGAACCGTACGGAGCAGGCCCGGCAGATGGGCTGTGAGAATTTTATTCCGCTGGGGTACTGCCGAATGCACCGGAACAGTTATGGGCAGGCGGAAGTGGAACATTTCCGCAGGCAGGTGAAGGAATATATTGTGCCTCTTGCAACGAAAATCCATGAAAACAGGCGGAAACGGCTGGGCGTGGAGCAGCTTTCCTATATTGATAACAATATGTATTTTGCAGAAGGAAATCCGGAACCGAAAGGTACTCCGGAGGAGATTTTGGCCAAAGGGCAGGAAATGTACCGGGAACTCTCTCCTGAGACGAAAGAATTTTTTGATTTCATGATGGAAAATGAACTGCTGGATGTGCTGGGCAGGAAAAATAAAGTGCAGGGCGGTTATATGGATTACCTTCCGGAATTTGAATCTCCCTTTATTTTTGCCAATTTCAACGGAACCAGCGGCGATGTGGATGTGATTACCCATGAATGCGGACATGCTTTTCAGGGGTATCTGGTGCGGAAAGAAGAGATTCGTGAACATCTGGATATTACCATGGAGACAGCGGAAATCCATTCCATGGCCATGGAATATTTTACGGAACAGTGGATGGAACAGTTTTTCGGCAGCCGGGCAGAGGATTACCGTCTGATGCACCTGGAGGACGGAATATGCTTTGTGCCTTATGGCTGTATGGTGGACGAGTTCCAGCATATTATCTATGAACATCCGGAACTGACGCCGGAAGAACGGAAACAGGTGTGGAAGAAGCTGGAGCAGGAATACCGTCCCCATATGAATTACGAGGATGATTCCTTCTTCGGAAAAGGAGGCTGGTGGCAGCGGCAGGGCCATATTTTCCAGATGCCCTTTTATTACATTGATTACTGTCTGTCTACCGTATGCGCCCTCCAGTATAAAATGAAAATGGACTTGAATTATAAAGAAGCCTGGGAGAGTTATCTGGCTTTATGCAGAATGTCGGCCCGGAAGTTCTACGTGCCCATGCTGGAAGAAGTCGGACTGAAAAATCCCTTTGCGGACGGATGTATCCGGGAGTTGACGGAGCATTTTGAAAAAATCATACTGTAA
- a CDS encoding ATP-binding protein: MLIGFSVSNYRSFFDTQTISLLAGRVTRHKEHVMMNSNKKILKSALIYGANASGKSNLIKAAHFSRKIILNGLDKVDLTKKHFRVEKETYRQPGVFEYRILVNEKEYSYGLAVSYENEEIISEWLVRIEGSGKEICLYNRETDEDGRSHVGTEIVQKRAEENVRLRIYLEDFGWNISEAFRKKTILSDIAERGNEQNGIFAEIADVHKWFRHMIILFPGTKYGGLNDVISDEDTKEVFADLLSYFDTGIESVEGQQMEMDFDKVLENLPEEKVEKIKEDIFGKVNKHPVMFNINQKMYVLHKDENGNVIYNKMLLNHGNMEDLFEYADESDGTKRLFDLIPLFYEGGDDCVILIDEIDRSLHTNITRRFLELFYALTDSEKKQMIATTHDTNLLDLDLLRQDEIWFVERQEDHGSSIYSLNKFRARFDKKIDREYLLGRYGAIPVFHKEFSDQEERYV, encoded by the coding sequence ATGTTGATAGGATTTTCTGTAAGCAATTACAGATCATTTTTTGATACACAGACTATTTCACTGCTGGCAGGCAGAGTCACCAGGCACAAAGAGCATGTAATGATGAACAGTAATAAAAAAATTTTAAAGAGTGCTCTGATTTATGGTGCAAATGCCAGCGGAAAAAGCAATTTGATAAAAGCGGCACATTTTTCCAGAAAAATAATTTTGAACGGGCTGGATAAAGTGGATTTGACGAAAAAGCATTTCCGGGTAGAAAAAGAAACATACCGCCAGCCCGGAGTGTTTGAATACAGAATCCTGGTAAATGAAAAAGAGTATTCTTATGGACTGGCGGTTTCTTACGAGAATGAAGAAATTATATCGGAATGGCTTGTAAGAATAGAAGGAAGCGGGAAAGAAATATGTCTTTATAATCGTGAAACAGACGAAGATGGCAGGAGCCATGTCGGTACGGAGATTGTCCAGAAACGTGCAGAAGAAAATGTTCGCCTGAGGATTTATCTGGAGGATTTTGGATGGAATATTTCCGAAGCGTTCAGGAAAAAGACAATTCTGAGCGATATAGCTGAACGGGGAAATGAACAGAACGGCATATTTGCAGAAATTGCAGACGTGCATAAATGGTTCAGGCACATGATAATTCTGTTCCCCGGAACGAAGTACGGGGGTCTGAATGATGTTATTTCAGATGAAGATACGAAAGAGGTTTTTGCAGATTTGCTGTCATATTTTGATACTGGAATAGAGTCAGTGGAAGGTCAGCAGATGGAAATGGATTTTGATAAGGTACTGGAAAATCTGCCTGAAGAAAAAGTGGAGAAGATTAAAGAAGACATATTCGGTAAAGTGAATAAACATCCTGTGATGTTCAATATAAATCAGAAGATGTATGTGCTGCATAAAGATGAAAATGGAAATGTGATTTATAATAAAATGCTTTTAAATCATGGAAATATGGAGGATTTGTTTGAATATGCAGACGAGTCGGACGGGACAAAGCGTTTATTTGATCTGATTCCTCTGTTTTATGAAGGCGGTGATGACTGTGTGATTTTAATTGATGAGATAGACCGAAGTCTTCATACAAATATAACCAGGCGGTTTCTGGAATTGTTTTATGCGCTGACGGACAGTGAGAAAAAGCAGATGATAGCAACTACCCATGATACGAATCTGCTGGATTTGGATTTACTGCGGCAGGATGAAATCTGGTTTGTGGAAAGACAGGAAGACCACGGCTCCAGTATTTATTCCCTGAATAAGTTCCGGGCAAGATTTGATAAAAAAATTGACCGGGAATATTTACTGGGAAGATATGGCGCGATTCCCGTTTTTCATAAAGAATTTTCAGATCAGGAGGAAAGATATGTATAA